One genomic window of Parasteatoda tepidariorum isolate YZ-2023 chromosome 9, CAS_Ptep_4.0, whole genome shotgun sequence includes the following:
- the LOC107438371 gene encoding zinc finger protein 28 yields the protein MAFIQTDNNYSEILPPATDNRFESADISASSSSEQTDYNNEIYNPDCVLSDPIQTPGANHGIYNSECLLPDNTEIPDNNNGTYNHNMEFSPAISAKQLEEINEIYNPECLLPDNVEINDKSNGISNYSGINTKQSEETNEIYTCDVCDKQFFRKYCLQRHLSIHMSERPFVCDVCQKTFKRRSNLRDHVLTHSTNKTYVCNICSKSFSVEKYLKNHAVVHNKEKTYECEYCNKSFPRKESLKHHLMIHQNKESYVCEVCQKEFTQRRYLQKHFFIHMNNKHECEICHKVFTLKHSLKKHYLLHTNERPHVCDICNKGFMMKNDLKNHYFSHTTDKPFHCAICNKGFVQRFLLRRHLKTHKIDNDVLKNMLNLLYDDPRCNKVTPNESNSINLLEDNEKSNGNNESDLLNIIEENEKCDNDESNSMNLNEDNEESNCNNEFNLSDRPENNCKSNDDESNSMNSIEDNEESNENNESSLLNIPEENNKCDDDK from the coding sequence ATGGCTTTCATACAAACagataataattattcagaaattttgccACCTGCTACTGATAATCGATTTGAAAGTGCAGACATTTCTGCATCGTCAAGCTCTGAACAAACggattataataatgaaatttataaccCTGATTGTGTGTTATCAGATCCAATCCAAACGCCTGGGGCAAATCATGGAATTTATAATTCCGAGTGTTTATTACCTGATAATACTGAAATACctgataataataatggaaCTTATAATCATAACATGGAATTTTCTCCTGCGATCAGCGCAAAacaattagaagaaataaacgaaatttataatcCTGAGTGTTTGTTGCCTGATAATGTTGAGATAAACGATAAAAGTAATGGGATAAGTAATTATTCGGGTATCAACACAAAGCAATCAgaagaaacaaatgaaatttatacctGTGATGTTTGTGATAAACAGTTTTTTCGCAAATACTGTCTTCAAAGGCATCTAAGTATCCATATGAGTGAAAGACCATTTGTTTGTGATGTTTGTCAGAAAACATTTAAACGGAGAAGTAATCTACGAGATCACGTTTTGACTCATTCTACTAACAAGACGTATGTTTGCAATATCTGTAGCAAATCTTTTAGTGtggaaaagtacttaaaaaatcacGCTGTTGTtcataacaaagaaaaaacttacgagtgtgaatattgtaataaatcttTCCCACGGAAAGAAAGTTTGAAGCATCATTTAAtgattcatcaaaataaagaatctTATGTTTGTGAAGTGTGTCAGAAAGAATTTACTCAAAGAAGATAccttcaaaagcattttttcattcACATGAATAATAAGCATGAATGTGAAATTTGTCATAAAGTCTTTACTTTAAAGCATAGTCTTAAGAAACATTACCTTCTGCATACAAATGAGAGGCCACATGTGTGTGATATCTGCAACAAAGGATTCATGATGAAAAATGaccttaaaaatcattattttagcCATACAACAGACAAGCCTTTTCACTGTGCAATATGCAATAAAGGTTTTGTGCAAAGATTCCTGTTAAGAAGGcatttaaaaactcataaaattgataatgacgtattaaaaaatatgttaaatttactttatgatGACCCAAGATGTAATAAAGTAACTCCTAATGAATCAAATTCTATTAATCTGCTAGAAGATAATGAAAAATCTAATGGGAACAATGAATCAGATCTATTGAATATAatagaagaaaatgaaaaatgtgatAATGATGAGTCaaattcaatgaatttaaatgaagataATGAAGAATCTAAttgtaataatgaatttaatctaTCGGACAGAccagaaaataattgtaaatctaATGATGATGAATCAAATTCAATGAATTCAATTGAAGATAATGAAGAATCTAATGAGAACAATGAATCAAGTCTATTGAATATAccagaagaaaataataaatgtgatgatgataagtaa